A part of Capsicum annuum cultivar UCD-10X-F1 chromosome 6, UCD10Xv1.1, whole genome shotgun sequence genomic DNA contains:
- the LOC107875551 gene encoding histone H4: protein MSGRGKGGKGLGKGGAKRHRKVLRDNIQGITKPAIRRLARRGGVKRISGLIYEETRGVLKIFLENVIRDSVTYTEHARRKTVTAMDVVYALKRQGRTLYGFGG, encoded by the coding sequence ATGTCTGGCCGCGGAAAGGGAGGCAAGGGATTGGGAAAGGGAGGAGCCAAGAGGCACAGGAAGGTTCTTAGAGACAACATCCAGGGAATTACCAAGCCAGCTATTCGTAGGCTTGCTCGCAGGGGTGGTGTGAAGCGTATCTCTGGTTTGATCTATGAGGAGACCCGTGGAGTTCTTAAGATCTTTTTGGAGAATGTGATTCGTGATTCAGTTACCTACACTGAGCATGCTAGGAGGAAGACTGTTACTGCTATGGATGTTGTTTATGCCCTCAAGAGGCAGGGAAGGACTCTCTACGGATTTGGTGGTTAG